From one Phocaeicola salanitronis DSM 18170 genomic stretch:
- a CDS encoding translocation/assembly module TamB domain-containing protein: MKKNIRRLGIIVASPFILFVLICVLVYLPPIQNFLVRTATRYASEATGMQISIGRISLGFPLDLVVHRALVVNQGDTIADAGRLTAKVQLLPLLKKQVELDGLELSDTRFHTADLISGMRLEGEIGSVFVSSHGVDLSPETAVVNQLTLKDTRLSMCLADTAAQDTAASAPVYWKFQLQKIDFENVSFALQMPLDTLSMAVSLHRLALREGNADLHRMAYSARSFALEEGRFSFDTGSLPPAEVGLDPSHIAVTGLNIGMDSLYYAGNDIRAFIRTFELKERSGLEITSGEGRLVSDAHALQVPSFSIKTQDSALELNASMDWDAMDAGKEGTVQARLMADIGKNDLLKLVTGIPADFVRQYPSRPLQVRAGIDGSLNDLKLTQLSFALPGAFRAEADGHLAFVLDSTRRNGTLHLAMGTGDLGFVETLSGGVSIPQGMRLDGLVSLKGNRVGVDMDLREGKRGRVTLAAGYDLQEESYRAQIRIDTLNLHAFLPDDSLYRFDASLWAEGRGLDFFSPRTQMKVKGGVSHLRYGRRLFSGLELEGGLEHSQGKLSLSVSDHAVDARMNLNASLLPNQVKADLDGQVKRLDLKALELMEKKLNPALHIEAHAQTDMKQNHRVRVSLTDIHLATEENTFHTKDLHAGVEMASDSIRSFVNAGDLTFLFRSPDGVERLASGATALMAEFGRQWKGKKLDQRVLKAILPRAELRIFSGPDNPIANLLAAGHLRYDRFRIAMSASPDEGLNADMRLYGLRTDSLRLDTIFFDARQDTARFLFHSGVKALASKRQEAFGIGLWGSVDSTRARTYISYLNNKLEKGVELGLEARMHPEGISVHVSPDEPTLVYRKFQANPGNYIFLNDNGRVYADLRLADSRNTGLAFYSPSDTLSGQDLTLELHRISIGEFRRVVPYMPDIAGLIDAKAHYVQQGTDMQVEADVRVDSLAYNRYPLGDWGASAVYLPQEDGAHGIKGQVTINGTEVVSLGGSYAPATETLPDRLNASVGLHHFPLHIANAFIPAGLATLKGGLDGKVEVSGAASSPLLAGDLSLDSVQVGVPQASLNLRLDNRPIKIKDNRLEFERFNIYTEGATPFTVDGYVDMGNFEAIDVNLGMMARNFELINAKRTKESLVYGKLYVDFSSVVKGSPDALTMRGNMNILGNSDFTYVLKDSPLTVEDKLSETVTFVDFRDTARVDLTQAEPISLGGMDVLMTLHIDEAVQARVDLNEDGSNYMLLEGGGDLSFQYQPDGNMVLNGRYSLMSGEMKYEMPIIPLKTFHIQSGSYIEWTGDLMNPNLNIKASERVRASVASEESGSRMVNFDVGVNLTNRLEDLGFTFTLEAPEDGTMQNELASKSAEEKNKLAVTMLVTGMYMAEGNTSGGGFDTNSMLNSFLQSEINKIAGSALKTIDINFGMETTEQESGTSRTDYNFQFAKRFWNNRFQVIIGGKISTGNDAQQQDESFIDNISLEYRLDNSGTRYIKIFHDKNYESILDGEVIETGAGIVLRKKVSKLGELFIFRSRKKNRPADEEKSEGQ; this comes from the coding sequence ATGAAGAAAAATATCCGCCGGTTGGGGATTATCGTAGCGTCCCCGTTTATATTGTTTGTTCTGATATGTGTGTTGGTATATCTGCCTCCCATACAGAATTTTCTGGTGCGTACCGCTACCCGGTATGCGTCGGAAGCCACGGGCATGCAGATTTCGATAGGGCGTATTTCGTTAGGTTTCCCGCTCGATTTGGTCGTGCATCGGGCGCTGGTGGTAAATCAAGGTGATACGATTGCCGATGCCGGAAGGCTTACCGCAAAAGTGCAGCTTCTTCCTTTGTTGAAGAAACAAGTGGAGCTGGACGGGCTGGAATTGTCAGATACGCGGTTTCATACGGCGGACTTAATCAGCGGCATGAGGTTAGAGGGCGAAATAGGGAGTGTCTTTGTTTCTTCGCATGGAGTAGACTTGAGTCCTGAAACGGCTGTTGTGAACCAGCTGACCCTGAAAGACACACGCTTGTCGATGTGCCTTGCCGATACGGCGGCACAAGATACGGCCGCCTCGGCACCGGTATATTGGAAATTCCAGTTGCAGAAGATTGACTTCGAGAATGTGTCTTTTGCCTTACAGATGCCGTTGGATACACTTTCCATGGCGGTTTCGCTCCATCGTCTTGCCTTGCGCGAAGGCAATGCCGACCTGCACCGCATGGCTTATTCGGCACGTTCGTTTGCATTGGAAGAAGGCAGGTTCAGTTTTGATACAGGCTCTCTCCCTCCGGCAGAAGTGGGGCTTGACCCTTCGCACATTGCGGTTACCGGTTTGAATATCGGCATGGATTCCCTCTATTATGCCGGAAACGACATCAGGGCATTCATCCGTACGTTTGAGCTGAAAGAGCGTTCGGGATTGGAAATCACTTCGGGAGAGGGGCGTCTGGTTTCGGATGCCCATGCCTTGCAGGTGCCTTCGTTCAGTATCAAGACGCAGGATTCGGCTTTAGAGTTGAACGCTTCGATGGACTGGGATGCCATGGATGCCGGTAAGGAAGGGACTGTTCAGGCACGCCTGATGGCAGACATCGGCAAGAATGATTTGCTGAAGCTCGTGACGGGGATTCCCGCAGACTTTGTCCGGCAATATCCTTCCCGTCCGCTTCAGGTGCGCGCCGGAATAGACGGAAGCCTGAACGACTTGAAACTGACCCAGCTCTCGTTTGCGCTTCCGGGGGCTTTCCGTGCCGAAGCGGACGGACATCTTGCTTTTGTGTTGGATAGTACGCGGCGGAACGGTACGTTGCATTTGGCTATGGGCACCGGAGATTTGGGCTTTGTAGAAACGCTTTCGGGCGGTGTTTCCATACCGCAAGGGATGCGGCTGGACGGGCTTGTCTCGCTTAAAGGGAACCGGGTGGGGGTGGATATGGACTTGCGTGAAGGAAAGCGGGGCAGGGTAACGCTTGCCGCAGGATATGATTTGCAGGAAGAGAGCTATCGGGCACAGATACGGATTGATACGTTGAACCTGCATGCTTTTCTTCCGGACGATTCTCTTTATCGGTTCGATGCCTCCCTCTGGGCGGAGGGAAGGGGGCTTGATTTCTTTTCTCCCCGTACGCAGATGAAGGTGAAGGGCGGCGTTTCTCATTTGCGTTATGGGCGCCGTTTGTTCTCTGGGCTGGAGCTGGAAGGCGGACTGGAACATTCGCAGGGAAAGCTTTCGCTTTCGGTGTCCGACCATGCGGTAGATGCCCGGATGAATCTGAATGCCTCGCTTCTTCCGAATCAGGTGAAAGCCGACTTGGACGGGCAAGTGAAACGGCTCGACCTGAAAGCTTTGGAGCTGATGGAAAAGAAGCTGAATCCGGCTTTGCACATAGAGGCGCATGCCCAAACCGATATGAAGCAGAACCATCGGGTACGGGTGTCGCTCACCGATATCCATCTTGCCACGGAAGAAAATACGTTTCATACGAAAGACTTGCATGCCGGAGTGGAGATGGCTTCCGATTCTATCCGGAGTTTTGTCAACGCGGGAGACCTTACTTTCCTCTTCCGTTCGCCCGATGGCGTAGAGCGTCTGGCTTCGGGCGCTACGGCATTGATGGCGGAATTCGGCCGGCAATGGAAAGGCAAGAAATTAGACCAACGCGTGTTGAAGGCAATCTTGCCTCGTGCCGAGCTCCGTATCTTTTCAGGTCCGGACAATCCGATAGCGAACCTTCTGGCTGCGGGTCATCTCCGGTACGACCGGTTTCGGATAGCCATGTCTGCTTCGCCCGATGAAGGCTTGAATGCCGATATGCGCCTGTATGGCTTGCGCACAGATAGCCTGCGGCTGGATACCATCTTCTTCGATGCCCGTCAGGATACCGCGCGCTTCCTTTTCCATAGCGGGGTGAAAGCTTTGGCAAGCAAGCGTCAGGAGGCGTTCGGCATCGGCTTGTGGGGAAGCGTTGATTCTACGCGTGCCCGTACGTACATCAGCTATTTGAACAACAAGCTTGAAAAAGGCGTCGAACTGGGATTGGAGGCACGTATGCATCCCGAAGGAATCAGCGTGCATGTGTCTCCTGATGAGCCTACGCTGGTATACCGTAAGTTTCAGGCGAATCCCGGCAATTACATTTTCCTGAACGATAACGGACGCGTATATGCCGATTTGCGTCTGGCGGATAGCCGGAATACGGGACTGGCTTTTTATTCTCCTTCCGATACGTTGAGCGGGCAAGACCTGACGCTGGAGCTTCATCGGATAAGCATCGGAGAGTTCCGGAGGGTGGTTCCTTATATGCCCGATATAGCCGGTCTGATTGACGCCAAAGCGCATTATGTGCAGCAGGGAACGGATATGCAGGTGGAGGCGGATGTCCGGGTAGATAGCTTGGCATACAACCGTTACCCGTTGGGCGACTGGGGCGCGTCGGCGGTTTATCTTCCGCAAGAAGACGGGGCGCACGGCATTAAGGGACAGGTCACGATAAACGGCACGGAGGTGGTGAGCCTGGGGGGAAGCTATGCTCCGGCTACCGAAACGCTCCCCGACCGGTTGAATGCAAGTGTCGGGTTGCATCATTTCCCTTTGCATATTGCCAATGCCTTTATCCCGGCAGGGCTGGCTACATTAAAAGGCGGCCTGGACGGGAAGGTGGAAGTGAGCGGCGCTGCTTCTTCCCCTTTGCTGGCAGGAGACTTGAGCCTTGATAGCGTGCAGGTGGGAGTTCCGCAGGCTTCGTTGAACTTGCGTTTAGACAATCGTCCGATAAAAATAAAGGATAACCGGCTGGAGTTCGAGCGGTTCAACATTTATACCGAAGGGGCAACGCCTTTCACCGTGGACGGCTATGTGGACATGGGCAATTTCGAGGCGATAGATGTCAACTTGGGCATGATGGCACGCAATTTTGAGCTGATTAACGCCAAACGGACGAAAGAATCGTTGGTGTACGGCAAGTTGTATGTCGATTTCAGTTCGGTTGTAAAAGGCTCGCCCGATGCATTGACCATGCGCGGGAATATGAATATCTTGGGGAATAGCGACTTTACGTATGTCTTGAAAGATTCTCCTCTTACGGTGGAAGATAAGCTGAGCGAGACCGTTACGTTTGTAGACTTCCGGGATACGGCACGCGTGGATCTCACGCAGGCAGAACCCATATCGTTGGGAGGCATGGATGTGCTGATGACCCTGCATATCGACGAGGCGGTACAGGCACGGGTCGACCTGAACGAAGACGGGAGCAATTACATGCTTCTGGAGGGGGGAGGCGACCTTTCTTTCCAATACCAGCCCGACGGGAATATGGTCTTGAACGGACGTTATTCGTTGATGAGCGGCGAGATGAAATACGAAATGCCGATTATCCCTCTGAAGACTTTCCACATCCAAAGCGGGAGCTACATCGAATGGACGGGCGACCTGATGAACCCCAATCTGAATATCAAGGCTTCGGAACGGGTGCGCGCTTCGGTGGCTTCGGAAGAGAGCGGCTCGCGTATGGTGAATTTCGATGTAGGGGTGAACCTTACGAACCGCCTGGAAGACTTGGGCTTTACCTTTACCTTAGAGGCTCCCGAAGACGGGACGATGCAGAACGAGCTTGCTTCGAAGTCGGCGGAGGAGAAGAACAAGCTGGCGGTGACGATGCTGGTGACGGGCATGTATATGGCGGAAGGAAACACTTCGGGAGGCGGTTTTGACACGAACAGCATGCTGAACTCTTTCCTCCAGAGCGAAATCAACAAGATAGCCGGGAGCGCCCTGAAGACTATCGACATCAATTTCGGTATGGAGACCACCGAACAGGAGAGCGGAACGTCGCGTACCGATTATAATTTCCAGTTCGCCAAACGCTTTTGGAACAACCGTTTCCAAGTGATAATAGGCGGGAAGATATCTACCGGAAACGATGCCCAGCAGCAGGACGAGTCGTTCATCGACAATATCTCGTTGGAATACCGGCTGGACAATAGCGGCACGCGCTACATCAAGATTTTCCACGATAAGAACTACGAGAGCATACTCGACGGGGAAGTGATAGAGACGGGAGCCGGTATCGTCCTGCGCAAGAAAGTGAGCAAGCTGGGCGAGCTTTTCATCTTCCGCTCGCGGAAGAAAAACCGCCCTGCGGATGAAGAAAAGAGCGAAGGGCAATGA